The Panicum virgatum strain AP13 chromosome 5K, P.virgatum_v5, whole genome shotgun sequence genome has a window encoding:
- the LOC120709011 gene encoding uncharacterized protein LOC120709011 has product MAHYQEVDYCSEEVRSVASPAGFGRHGGVQQQHVVREKFEEVDKVSRTGSHGRHHHHGHGGSGHFVVRETKVEEDINTCTGEFHERKETFVVSSD; this is encoded by the coding sequence ATGGCTCACTACCAGGAGGTGGACTACTGCTCGGAGGAGGTGAGGTCGGTGGCCAGCCCGGCCGGCTTCggccgccacggcggcgtccaGCAGCAGCACGTCGTCAGGGAGAAGTTCGAGGAGGTCGATAAGGTGTCACGCACCGGAAGTcacggccgccaccaccaccacggccaCGGCGGCTCCGGCCACTTCGTGGTGCGCGAGACCAAGGTCGAGGAGGACATCAACACCTGCACCGGCGAGTTCCACGAGCGCAAGGAGACCTTCGTCGTCAGCTCCGACTGA
- the LOC120709013 gene encoding neuroguidin-A-like: MAAEANGERKAEILVRDDAPKLLAALKEMKDGLDLVSGKVEAITRKVKENQLPTANGIGYLEAKNHLLLGYCQDIVYYLLRKAKGLSVEGHPVVRSLVETRLFLEKIRPIDKKAEYQIQKLTNAADGATAQKKAGTAEVKGKGERSDEEDLLKYRPNPDMMDTKSAPDGQNNDGVYRPPKFMPTIMDDEDKRLKQDSRREKAMARMAKENPYLKEMIDDTAGRPEEWKETVGDESRGFLKYIRQREEQEKQEEDLFTRAPVTKRDKQIEKRIRRQLHGLGGLADGFDLGMNMLFDGDKEDDGGSSKSHGKSGKRKKHLKSSSKKRKKH; the protein is encoded by the exons atggccgccgaaGCCAACGGCGAGAGGAAGGCAGAAATCCTCGTACG CGACGACGCGCCGAAGCTGCtcgccgccctcaaggagatgaaggatggATTGGACCTCGTTAGCGGCAAGGTCGAGGCAATCACCCGGAAG GTAAAGGAGAATCAGTTGCCGACGGCCAACGGGATAGGGTACCTAGAAGCGAAAAACCACCTGCTCCTTGGTTACTGCCAGGACATTGTCTACTACCTGCTCCGTAAGGCCAAGGGGCTCTCGGTGGAGGGACACCCCGTCGTCCGGAGTCTTGTTGAGACCAGGCTCTTTCTAGAGAAG ATTCGTCCTATTGACAAGAAGGCAGAGTACCAAATCCAGAAGCTCACCAACGCTGCAGATGGTGCAACTGCTCAAAAGAAGGCAGGGACCGCAGAGGTGAAGGGGAAGGGTGAGCGTTCTGATGAGGAAGACTTGCTGAAGTATAGGCCAAACCCAGATATGATGGACACAAAGTCTGCTCCTGATGGGCAG AATAATGATGGTGTTTACCGTCCTCCGAAGTTTATGCCTACTATCATGGATGATGAAGATAAGCGTCTAAAACAAGATTCAAGGAGAGAGAAAGCAATGGCACGAATGGCGAAGGAAAATCCTTACCTTAAAGAGATGATCGATGATACTGCTGGCCGGCCTGAGGAG TGGAAGGAAACCGTGGGTGATGAAAGCAGGGGATTTTTGAAGTACATCCGGCAGAGAGAGGAGCAAGAGAAACAGGAAGAGGATCTGTTCACTCGTGCTCCCGTAACCAAACGTGATAAGCAGATTGAGAAGCGGATCAGGAGACAACTTCATGG GTTAGGAGGCCTAGCAGATGGTTTTGACCTTGGAATGAACATGCTGTTCGATGGAGACAAAGAAGATGATGGTGGTTCAAGCAAGTCACATGGCAAGAGTGGAAAACGAAAGAAGCATCTGAAAAGCAGcagcaagaagaggaagaagcatTAG
- the LOC120709012 gene encoding DEAD-box ATP-dependent RNA helicase 30-like, with protein MNPYDTRFADPSSYHDRRSDLAVAPIVAPPVPMPAVNTYAAAYPPVPAAPAGVDYPRYGQGGRGRGGGGRGGGGFGGGGGGGYGGGRGARGRDGLDTLALPKPDFRSLIPFEKNFYVESPSVQAMSDAEVAQYRRLRDITVEGREVPKPVRYFQEANFPDYCMQAIAKSGFVEPTPIQSQGWPMALNGRDLIGIAQTGSGKTLSYLLPGLVHVGAQPRLEQGDGPIVLILAPTRELAVQIQEESTKFGSYSRTRSTCVYGGAPKGPQIRDLRRGVEIVIATPGRLIDLLEAGHTNLRRVTYLVLDEADRMLDMGFEPQIRKIVAQIRPDRQTLYWSATWPREVEALARQFLQNPYKVTIGSPDLKANHSIQQIVEVISDHEKYPRLSKLLSDLMDGSRILIFFQTKKDCDKITRQLRMDGWPALSIHGDKAQAERDYVLAEFKSGKSSIMAATDVAARGLDVKDIKCVINYDFPTTLEDYIHRIGRTGRAGASGTAFTFFTHANAKFSRNLVKILREAGQVVNPALESMSKSASLMGGGNFRSRGRGGFGNRGHMSGSNSFPLGGRRPY; from the exons ATGAACCCCTACGACACCCGCTTCGCCGACCCCTCGTCGTACCACGACAGGCGCAG CGACCTGGCCGTGGCTCCTATTGTCGCTCCGCCGGTCCCCATGCCGGCGGTGAACACTTACGCCGCCGCGTATCCGCCCGTGCCGGCGGCACCCGCTGGCGTCGATTACCCGCGCTACGGGCAGGGCGGCAGAggccgtggaggaggaggcagaggcggaggcggctttggaggtggcggtggaggcggctatGGTGGCGGCAGAGGGGCGCGCGGCAGGGACGGGCTTGACACGCTCGCCCTGCCCAAGCCTGACTTCCGGAGCCTGATACCGTTCGAGAAGAACTTCTACGTGGAGTCTCCCTCCGTGCAGGCTATGTCGGATGCGGAGGTGGCGCAGTACCGCCGCCTACGGGATATCACCGTCGAGGGCCGGGAGGTGCCCAAGCCGGTCCGATACTTCCAGGAAGCCAACTTCCCAG ATTACTGCATGCAAGCAATTGCCAAATCTGGGTTTGTGGAGCCGACACCTATTCAATCTCAAGGTTGGCCTATGGCTCTGAATGGTAGGGACCTGATTGGTATCGCTCAAACAGGCTCAGGGAAAACATTATCTTATCTGCTACCTGGGTTGGTTCATGTTGGCGCCCAGCCTCGGCTAG AGCAAGGTGATGGCCCAATTGTATTAATCCTCGCCCCGACAAGAGAACTTGCTGTTCAAATACAAGAAGAATCCACAAAATTTGGATCATATTCAAGAACTAGAAGCACATGTGTCTATGgtggtgcacctaagggtccaCAAATACGTGACCTTAgaagag GAGTGGAAATTGTCATCGCAACTCCTGGGAGGTTGATTGATTTGCTGGAAGCTGGTCACACAAACCTACGTAGAGTGACATACCTTGTGCTGGACGAGGCAGACCGGATGTTAGATATGGGGTTTGAGCCTCAAATTCGAAAAATTGTTGCACAG ATCCGGCCAGACAGGCAAACCTTATATTGGAGTGCCACTTGGCCTAGAGAAGTTGAAGCCTTAGCTAGACAGTTTCTGCAAAATCCTTACAAG GTAACCATAGGATCACCTGACCTTAAAGCTAATCATTCCATACAACAAATTGTTGAAGTTATTTCAGATCATGAGAAGTACCCGAG ACTCAGTAAGCTCTTGTCTGATTTAATGGATGGGAGCCGTATCTTGATATTTTTCCAAACGAAAAAGGACTGTGATAAGATCACCAGGCAACTTAGAATGGATGGGTGGCCAGCATTATCTATACATGGTGATAAAGCTCAAGCTGAAAGGGACTATGTTCTTGCAGAGTTTAAGAGTGGCAAGAGTTCAATAATGGCTGCCACAGATGTAGCAGCACGTGGTCTTG ATGTGAAGGACATAAAATGTGTGATAAATTATGATTTCCCAACAACTCTTGAAGATTATATTCACAGGATAGGCCGAACTGGCCGTGCTGGTGCCAGCGGAACAGCATTTACTTTTTTCACACATGCAAATGCGAAGTTCTCAAGGAATCTTGTCAAGATTTTGCGGGAAGCTGGCCAAGTCGTGAATCCTGCACTAGAATCCATGTCCAAATCTGCAAGTTTGATGGGAGGAG GCAATTTCCGATCGAGGGGAAGAGGTGGGTTTGGTAACCGGGGTCATATGTCTGGATCAAATTCCTTTCCGTTAGGAGGAAGGAGGCCATACTAA
- the LOC120709014 gene encoding dolichyl-diphosphooligosaccharide--protein glycosyltransferase subunit 2 encodes MAGRRPAPAALIVLLLAAAFAPISSAVRPVSDAHRSAAAELFAPSADGSFGDLERTYEAVRTFQILGLEKYKSVTGKACKFAADKLAAPASSATKDLFHAARISGVLGCSVDAGVYDGVVARLKAVIKDTNSLLEFYYSVGGLLSIKEQGHNVVLSDAESTFHAIKALSQSDGRWRYDTNSAESSTFAAGIALEALAGVVALADAEVDPSMVGVVKNDIVKLFDTIKSYDDGTFYFDEKHIDATEYKGPIMTSASVVRGVTSFATVATGKLNIPGEKVLGLGKFFLGIGLPGSAKDCFNQIESLSFLENNRVFIPLILSLPSKVFSLTSKDQLKVEVTTVFGSAAPPLKVNLVQVLGSDSKVITSENKDLQFDLDNNVHYLDIAALKIDVGKYSLVFEISLKEQEHESVYATGGRNTENVFITGLIKVDKAEIGISDNDAGTVESIQKLDLLKDTKVSLFANHLQKLRLSFQLTTPLGHTFKPHQVFLKLKHESNVEHLFVVPGSARQFKIVLDFLGLVEKFYYLSGRYDLELAVGDAAMENSFLRPLGHLELDLPEAPEKAPRPPAQAVDPFSKFGPKAEISHIFRSPEKRPPKELSLAFTGLTLVPFIGFLIGLMRLGVNLKNFPSLPGPAAFASLFHAGIGAVLLLYVLFWLKLDLFTTLKYLGFLGIVLVFVGHRTLSYLSSVSTKQKTA; translated from the exons ATGGCCGGGAGGCGCCCTGCCCCGGCGGCCCtcatcgtcctcctcctcgccgcggcctTCGCTCCCATCTCCTCCGCCGTCCGCCCAGTCTCCGACGCGCACAGATCCGCGGCCGCCGAGCTCTTCGCCCCCTCCGCCGACGGATCCTTCGGCGA TTTGGAGAGGACGTATGAGGCGGTGAGGACGTTCCAGATACTCGGGTTGGAGAAGTACAAGAGTGTGACTGGGAAGGCGTGCAAGTTTGCCGCGGATAAGTTGGCCGCCCCCGCTTCGTCCGCTACGAAAGATCTGTTCCACGCGGCCCGGATCAGCGGCGTTCTCGGATGCAGTGTTGATGCCGGCGTGTATGAT GGTGTTGTCGCGAGGCTCAAGGCAGTGATTAAGGACACCAACTCCCTGCTGGAGTTCTACTATTCCGTGGGAGGTCTGCTTAGCATCAAG GAACAAGGACACAACGTTGTTCTATCTGATGCAGAGAGCACATTTCATGCCATTAAG GCACTTAGCCAAAGCGATGGGAGATGGCGTTATGACACTAACAGTGCTGAATCTAGCACATTTGCTGCTG GTATCGCACTAGAAGCTTTGGCAGGTGTTGTTGCTCTAGCAGATGCTGAAGTTGATCCATCCATG GTAGGAGTGGTAAAAAATGACATTGTGAAGCTGTTTGACACTATCAAGAGTTATG ATGATGGAACCTTCTACTTTGACGAGAAGCATATTGATGCTACTGAATACAAGGGCCCTATAATGACATCTGCTTCAGTAGTACGGGGTGTTACCTCTTTTGCAACTGTTGCTACTGGGAAATTGAAT ATCCCTGGTGAGAAAGTACTTGGCTTGGGAAAGTTCTTTCTTGGTATAGGGCTCCCTGGTAGCGCAAAGGACTGTTTTAATCAGATCGAGTCTTTGTCATTCCTGGAGAACAATAG GGTCTTCATTCCTTTGATACTGTCACTTCCTTCCAAAGTATTTTCATTGACTTCAAAAGACCAGCTTAAG GTTGAAGTCACAACAGTTTTTGGATCTGCTGCCCCTCCGCTCAAAGTGAATCTTGTACAGGTGCTGGGTTCTGATTCTAAGGTCATCACCAGTGAGAACAAG GATCTTCAATTTGACCTTGACAACAATGTTCATTACTTGGACATTGCTGCGTTGAAAATTGATGTTGGGAAATACTCTCTAGTTTTTGAG atttcacttaAGGAACAAGAGCATGAAAGTGTTTATGCTACTGGAGGGAGAAACACCGAGAATGTATTTATCACAGGACTGATCAAAGTTGACAAGGCAGAAATTGGAATTTCTGACAATGACGCTGGAACCGTGGAGTCAATCCAAAA GTTAGATCTTCTGAAAGATACAAAAGTATCTCTCTTTGCAAACCATCTGCAGAAGTTGCGCTTGTCTTTCCAGCTAACTACACCGCTCGGGCACACATTTAAACCTCACCAG GTGTTCTTGAAGTTGAAGCATGAAAGCAATGTTGAACACTTATTTGTGGTGCCAGGTTCTGCAAGGCAGTTCAAAATTGTTCTA GACTTCCTAGGTTTGGTGGAGAAATTTTACTACCTTTCTGGAAGATATGACCTTGAGCTTGCAGTTGGTGATGCTGCAATG GAAAATTCATTTCTGCGACCTCTTGGCCACTTGGAGTTGGACCTGCCAGAAGCCCCAGAAAAAGCCCCTCGCCCTCCTGCACAAGCTGTTGACCCATTCTCAAAATTTGGGCCAAAGGCAGAGATTTCCCACATATTCCGTTCACCAGAGAAGAGGCCACCCAAGGAACTCTCGCTTGCATTCACGGGTCTCACACTGGTGCCTTTTATCGGATTCTTGATTGGG CTCATGCGTCTTGGAGTGAACTTGAAGAACTTCCCATCTTTGCCCGGACCGGCTGCATTTGCATCTCTTTTCCATGCAGGAATAGGAGCAGTCCTGCTGCTCTATGTTCTCTTCTGGCTCAAG TTGGATCTTTTCACAACTCTGAAGTACCTTGGCTTCCTCGGTATCGTCCTTGTGTTTGTGGGCCATAGGACCCTGTCCTACCTTTCCTCTGTGTCGACAAAACAGAAGACTGCATAG
- the LOC120709015 gene encoding ABC transporter B family member 26, chloroplastic-like → MPPPAAMLLLSAAPGVPSLSLALAPRRAPPRAPRQRRLALRPVRTRAAAAIGGEFGGLGRRRVVVGEFIERLRNVLPGGSWWRLEDGDEAGDGGGRAEGSGTTALSALRRMWGLVAADRWVIYAGFASLVGAALAEIAIPHLLAASIFSAQNGGAVFYRNAKLLVVLCLVSGVFSGVRSCCFGVANMILVKRMREMLFDSILSQDISFFDEETVGDLTSRLGSDCQQVSRVIGNDLNLISRNVLQGAGALIYLLVLSWPLGLCTLLVCATLSTIMLVHGRFQKRAAKFAQEFTASANNVAQEVITLVRTARVYGTEKHEFERYAKWLDKLYDVSFRQTVAYGGWSLSLNYLYHSTQVIGVVIGGLAIMSGKLTAEQLTKFTLYAEWLILSTWWIGDNWSSLMQSVGASEKVFRLMDLLPSKQLSSKGLKLEKLGGRIQYADVSFSYPSRPTVPILGRLNLTLNPNEVVAIVGLSGSGKSTIVNLLLRLYEPTNGQILVDGVPLTELDIRWFRERIGFVGQEPRLFRMDISSNIKYGCPREVSHEEVVWAAKQAYAHDFIMSLPGGYNTIVDDALLSGGQKQRVAIARALLRHPSILLLDEATSALDAESEHYVKSVITKVSRDSRTKRSVVIIAHRLSTIQTADRIIVMENGNIVEDGKHSELIEKNGLYSRLARRQNDNLE, encoded by the exons ATGCCACCACCGGCCGCGATGCTGCTGCTCAGCGCGGCACCTGGTGTTCCCTCGCTGTCGCTGGCTCTGGCCCcgaggcgggcgccgccgcgggccccgAGGCAGCGGAGGCTGGCGCTGCGGCCGGTGaggacccgcgccgccgcggcgatcgGGGGCGAGTTCGGCGGCCTCGGCCGGCGCCGCGTGGTCGTGGGAGAGTTCATCGAGCGCCTGCGGAACGTGCTGCCGGGGGGCAGCTGGTGGCGCCTCGAGGACGGCGACGAGGCCGGGGACGGGGGAGGACGCGCCGAGGGGAGCGGGACCACCGCGCTCTCAGCGCTCAGGCGGATGTGGGGGCTCGTCGCCGCCGACCGCTGGGTCATCTACGCCGGCTTCGCGTCCCTCGTCGGCGCTGCG CTTGCAGAGATCGCTATACCCCATCTCCTCGCGGCGTCCATTTTCTCTGCGCAGAATGGAGGGGCCGTGTTCTACAGAAATGCCAAGCTTCTAGTTGTCCTATGTCTGGTTTCCGGAGTGTTTAG TGGTGTACGAAGCTGCTGTTTTGGTGTTGCAAACATGATATTG GTCAAACGGATGAGAGAAATGCTTTTTGATTCTATTCTTTCTCAG GATATTTCCTTTTTTGACGAAGAAACTGTTGGTGACCTGACAAGTAGGCTTGGTTCTGACTGCCAACAAGTGTCTCGTGTTATAGGAAATGACCTTAACCTGATTTCCCGCAATGTACTTCAG GGTGCAGGTGCATTAATTTATCTGCTAGTCTTATCTTGGCCTCTTGGGTTGTGTACACTGCTTGTTTGTGCAACTCTATCAACAATTATGCTAGTTCATGGACG GTTTCAGAAAAGAGCAGCAAAATTCGCACAGGAGTTCACTGCAAGCGCCAATAAT GTTGCTCAAGAGGTGATAACTTTGGTTAGGACAGCGCGGGTGTATGGAAcagaaaaacatgagtttgaaaG GTATGCAAAGTGGCTCGATAAGCTATATGATGTAAGCTTTCGGCAGACAGTGGCTTATGGAGGCTGGAGCCTGAGCTTGAACTATCTATACCATTCTACTCAG GTCATCGGAGTGGTGATTGGAGGACTAGCTATCATGTCTGGGAAGTTAACTGCTGAGCAGTTGACAAAATTCACACTCTATGCTGAATGGCTAATTTTGTCCACATGGTGGATTGGAGACAACTGGTCCTCCCTTATGCAATCTGTTGGAGCAAGTGAAAAAGTTTTCCGTTTGATGGATCTCCTGCCTAGCAAGCAGCTTAGCTCCAAAG GACTCAAGTTAGAGAAATTGGGAGGGAGAATTCAGTATGCTGATGTATCATTTTCATATCCATCAAGACCTACG GTACCAATTTTGGGAAGATTGAATCTAACGCTGAATCCAAATGAAGTAGTTGCAATT GTTGGTCTCAGCGGAAGTGGCAAGAGTACTATAGTCAATTTACTGCTTCGATTATACGAGCCTACAAATGGGCAA ATATTAGTTGATGGTGTCCCACTCACTGAACTTGATATCAGATGGTTCAGAGAAAGAATTGGTTTTGTTGGACAG GAACCACGCTTATTCAGAATGGATATTAGCTCTAATATTAAATATGGTTGCCCAAGAGAAGTCAGTCATGAAGAAGTGGTGTGGGCTGCAAAGCAGGCCTATGCTCACGATTTCATAATGTCTCTGCCCGGTGGTTATAACACCATTGTTGATGATGCTCTTCTTAGTGGTGGTCAAAAACAACGTGTTGCTATTGCCAGGGCCCTTCTGAGACACCCATCTATCTTACTACTTGATGAAGCTACTAGTGCGCTCGATGCTGAGAGTGAACATTATGtgaag AGTGTCATCACAAAAGTTAGTCGTGACTCGAGGACTAAAAGATCTGTGGTCATCATAGCACACAG GCTATCTACAATTCAAACAGCTGACAGAATTATAGTGATGGAAAATGGTAATATTGTGGAG GATGGTAAACACAGTGAACTTATTGAGAAGAATGGTTTATATTCAAGACTAGCCAGGCGACAAAATGACAACCTCGAGTAG
- the LOC120709016 gene encoding regulatory protein viviparous-1-like, producing MDASAVSSPPHSQENPPEHGGALGEAPAEEIGGEAADDFLFAEDTFPSLPDFPCLSSPSSSTFSSSSSSNSSCAYTNAAGGAGGGGADGAAGDRSVPASAGEGFDALDDIDQLLDFASLSMPWDSEPTFPEVSMMLEDAMFAPPHPVGDGTREGKAVLEGTGGEEACMDAGAAGEDLPRFFMEWLTSNRENISAEDLRSIRLRRSTIEAAAARLGGGRQGTMQLLKLILTWVQNHHLQRKRPRDALEEAAGLHGHGHSQLSSPGGNPGYEFPAGVQDMTAGGGTSWMPYQQPFTPPACGGDAVYQSAAGQYPFHQSSSTSSVVVSSQPFSPPAVGDMHAAGGGNMAWTQPYVPYPGASMGSYPLPPVVPQPFSSGFGGQYAGAGHPMAPQRMAAVEASATKEARKKRMARQRRLSCLQQQRSQQLNLGQIQVPVLQQEPSARSTNSAPVTPAAGGWGFWSPGSPQQVQNALPKSNSSRAPMQQVPRSPESAPPPPPPAKPAPGARQEESPQRSMAADKRQGAKTDKNLRYLLQKVLKQSDVGSLGRIVLPKKEAEVHLPELKTRDGISIPMEDIGTSRVWNMRYRFWPNNKSRMYLLENTGEFVRSNELQEGDFIVIYSDVKSGKYLIRGVKVRPAQEQQGNGSSSLGKHKHGYPGPEKAGGAPDDGGADGTNKPDGGCKGRSPQGVRRARHQGAASMAVSI from the exons ATGGACGCCTCCGCCGTCTCGTCGCCACCGCACTCCCAAGAGAACCCGCCGGAGCACGGTGGCGCCCTGGGGGAGGCCCCGGCGGAGGAGATCGGTGGGGAGGCGGCGGATGACTTCCTGTTCGCCGAAGACACTTTCCCGTCCCTCCCGGACTTCCCTTGCCTCTCGTCGCCGTCCAGCTCTACgttctcgtcgtcgtcctcgtccaaCTCCTCCTGCGCCTACACCAacgcggcaggaggagctggcggcggcggcgctgatggcgccgccggcgaccggtcCGTGCCGGCATCGGCCGGTGAAGGGTTTGATGCGCTCGATGACATCGACCAGCTCCTCGACTTCGCGTCGCTGTCCATGCCGTGGGACTCCGAGCCAACGTTCCCCGAAGTTAGCATGATGCTGGAGGACGCCATGTtcgcgccgccgcatcccgTGGGCGACGGCACACGTGAAGGTAAAGCCGTGCTGGAAGGGACTGGGGGAGAAGAGGCCTGCATGGatgcgggggcggcgggggaggaccTGCCGCGGTTCTTCATGGAGTGGCTCACTAGCAACCGCGAAAACATCTCGGCCGAGGATCTCCGCAgcatccgcctccgccgctccaccatcgaggccgccgccgcccggctcggcggcgggcgcCAGGGCACCATGCAGCTACTCAAGCTCATCCTTACCTGGGTGCAGAACCATCACCTCCAGAGGAAGCGCCCTCGCGACGCtttggaggaggcggcgggattGCACGGCCATGGCCACAGCCAGCTCTCCAGCCCCGGGGGCAACCCCGGATATGAGTTCCCCGCCGGCGTCCAGGACATgacagccggcggcggcacatCCTGGATGCCCTACCAGCAGCCGTTCACGCCACCTGcttgcggcggcgacgccgtctACCAGAGCGCCGCAGGCCAATACCCTTTCCACCAGAGCTCCAGCACGAGCAGCGTGGTCGTGAGCAGCCAGCCATTCTCCCCGCCGGCGGTAGGCGACATGCACGCCGCGGGCGGTGGGAACATGGCCTGGACGCAGCCGTACGTGCCGTACCCTGGGGCTTCCATGGGCTCGTACCCTCTGCCGCCCGTCGTGCCGCAGCCGTTCTCCTCCGGATTCGGCGGGCagtacgccggcgccggccaccccATGGCCCCCCAGCGCATGGCTGCCGTTGAGGCCTCGGCGACCAAGGAGGCCCGTAAGAAGCGCATGGCGAGACAGCGGCGCCTGTcctgcctgcagcagcagcgcagcCAGCAGCTGAACCTGGGCCAGATCCAGGTCCCCGTTCTCCAGCAGGAGCCGTCCGCTCGGTCGACGAACTCCGCGCCGGTGACGCCGGCAGCCGGTGGCTGGGGGTTCTGGTCGCCGGGCAGCCCGCAGCAGGTCCAGAACGCGCTCCCCAAGTCCAATTCCTCAAGGGCGCCGATGCAGCAGGTGCCGCGCTCACCGgagtcggcgccgccgccgccgccaccggcgaagCCGGCGCCGGGTGCTCGGCAGGAGGAGAGCCCCCAGCGCTCGATGGCTGCAGATAAGCGGCAG GGGGCGAAGACGGACAAGAACCTGAGGTACCTGCTGCAGAAGGTTCTGAAGCAGAGCGACGTCGGGAGCCTCGGCCGCATCGTGCTCCCCAAA AAGGAAGCGGAGGTTCACCTGCCGGAGCTGAAGACTAGGGATGGCATCTCCATCCCCATGGAGGACATCGGGACATCGCGCGTGTGGAACATGCGGTACAG GTTTTGGCCCAACAACAAGAGCAGAATGTATCTGTTAGAGAACACGG GGGAATTTGTTCGTTCCAATGAACTTCAGGAGGGAGATTTCATAGTTATCTACTCTGATGTCAAGTCGGGCAAATAT CTGATACGGGGCGTGAAGGTTAGGCCGGCTCAGGAGCAGCAGGGCAACGGTTCCAGCTCGCTAGGCAAGCACAAGCATGGGTATCCAGGTCCAGAGAAAGCCGGTGGTGCTCCTGatgacggcggcgccgacgggaCCAATAAGCCTGACGGCGGTTGCAAGGGGAGGTCCCCACAAGGTGTGCGGCGGGCTCGCCACCAGGGAGCCGCCTCCATGGCCGTCAGCATCTGA